The Oncorhynchus mykiss isolate Arlee chromosome 5, USDA_OmykA_1.1, whole genome shotgun sequence DNA window ATTTATACAGTCTGTCCTAGCACAGTGTGATAATGGTAGTCACAATAAAAAGCTACGGTGTATCAAGGGTGTGCAGAGGTGTGAATGACTGACTTGAATGGGTTGGAACAGGCAAAAACAGCCTATGCAGTTCAAGGGGAAAGTAGTATAAACAACTGAAGTGATAATGGGGGAGTGCTAGGAATTAATAGGTGATAGTTAACCAATATGATATTGTAACCAAATGGTAAGGACAAGGGAAGCATGGTAGAGAGGTGGTAATAGAGACACAGCTTAAGAGTGACACCTCTGAGGGCAACTTCTGTTCATCTCTGAATTAGATAAGAAGCTGAGGAGAAGAAGATGACTTAGTGAAGCATTAGTGCATGGGCCGCTCATTAAACCACACATAGTGTTAATCAGGGCATGAAGGTGCCTAGTGAAGAGGGTACAAGCTAAATTATGTATCTCACAATCTATTTTAATAAAGCTGCACATGAAAACATTTGAGAGTCGAATGCTTCTCACTCGATTCTTTTAGGAGAATGTGTAAATTCACACTGAATCTGATGAACACACTTCGTTTGAGCTGCCCACACATAATGTATCACACAGAAAACACGGAAAAATAtgcaattaaatgtattttacaatTAATAAACATTGTTGTGTTTCCATAATGTTGGTTTGCCTAATTAGATCTTTTTTTTGTTAAGAGTGTGGGGCCACACTTTAAATGTAAACCTTTTCTCAATCTCAAGATGCAATTAAGACCAGTCAATTTACTTAGAACGCATTGTAGCGGCTCCTATCAGATAACCTGGCATTATGCTGACCTCACCAGACCTTGATTATGGCATCAGCCAATTATAAATGTTGACGCCAGATGGATGTGAACAAACACTTTTCCATAACATCGTCCTTAACAAAGCACTCTCGTTAGCATCCTACAGATGGCAGCATTGCAGTAGCGTTTTTTTTTAGTTATATTAAAGAAGTTTTTTGCGAGTCCGGACTCAAACCCAGATTGGCGAGCATCCACACTAGAGGAAAGTTTATCGTTCTACAGTGcacctgtcaatcaactgatCGCCACATCCTACTGCATGCTGTAGGGCTATTAATAAGGTGGTAGCACAATGCCATTCAGTGCTTTCAGGGTGTGTTCATTGTCATAGTGACAACTGCAAATAATAATTCAATATACATACAatgaaaaataatgtttttaaatgtagaaATTCAACAGAAGATGCAGTTTAGCCTGCTGTTAATaaaaatgtagttatttgttacatttgaatGTGTGTAAAACCTAGTAGTACCACCtgtttctctgagagtgaggtggatatatagcattttgcaaaaaaaacattattatttgtctctgaaatgaaaccatcgaGTGATCGATTTttaacaaatacatgtctgtcatcaAACAACCCCATGCTATGAAaatatcattttttaaattaaataataaaagcaaatttaccaacatttctgaaaatggaaaTATAGCGTAAGGTAATGGAACTCTTCATGTGCTGTAGGATGCTTCTCGGCCTCCATTGGTCAAATAATTAATTCTGATAAACTGTCGCCCCGAGATGATAAAATTTAAATCTGAATTTTAGAACATACATTTTGTTGCACTGAAGCCCAAGTACCATCAAATGCATTGTATTTCTTGGTCTCATTCTATCTCATAATTTGTTCAGTTTTGCGACACATTCGAAACTTTATCATGCAGACAACATCACGGTCATATTTTCTTTCATAGAGCAAAACCTAGGATGATTGGACTGTCACCACGACATACACATGTGATAACCAATGAAACACAGCTATGGACTATGTTAAACCAGACATTCATCCTATCTTTTGATTAGAGGATGTTTACAGGCTATCACATTACGGAGGTTTAGCCCAGAGAAAAGAGCACACATAAGAAATGGATGCACTCCTCAGGAGAAAATCAATGCACCCTTAATAACAGATCGTTAGTGACTCTGTAAGGGGAGCGCTTTTAATGTAAACAGCTCACTCTCACCTAAGGATGAAGACCGATATCACACCAGGCTACATGTACAGATATTGGATCTTCATTTTATCACCCTGTTACAGGAGAACTTTCTGGAAATgttaaacttgtagtgtatttgaggtttaaaaaaggcttctgaagtttgtatttcagacttgattttccccttAAGAACAATTTATCAACCCCTGCAAAAATGTctatgaattataatccacataacaattcacatttgctgttgctgcaggattcatTTCCTGCTGTAGAAAGCTGGCTCAAAATAAGATCCTGCATCTTCATACTGACCGATTGTCATGATCACCATCACTGATTCAACCGTCTGTATCTGCAGTATTTCTTCTACATGTTTTATAACCCGAAGTAGCAGTAGCAGGATATCCAAAGAGACGGCACGGATTCCCttttttgtctgtgtgtttgcttATTTAATGACGTGTGTTCAAAGGGTTAGTATACATGTATGTATTTTGTTTAGACACAGAGCTGTTTAATTCCATAGGGTTTCTAGAGAGCTGACTCCTTTGTTCAAACTTTTTGGAAGTGAACGCCATGATTTACTCAGACCCTTAACCGCTCTGTTATGGGTCAATGTGAAGTGGCTAGATTCTAAATAGATACGCCTCTGGATTTGTATACACAACCGCCAGCTCCTGAATGTTAATTTGCTGTGTTTCAGCTTGCTTTTATGACATCTCTAGTTTTGGCTCAAGCACTGTGGCGGCTTGTGGGAAGACTCAATTCTGGTCGATTGCAGTTAAAACCAAATTAAAACCACCATTTTCTACACCATTTCCAACCAGATGGGTTGTTGTCAGACACTTtcagtaaaaatatttttttcctctttctctctctctctctctctctctctctctctctctctctctctgtccctctctgcagccTCTGCCATGCGGCGCCGCTGGCTTATGGTGCCTCTGCTCATGCAGGTGTGGCTGGCAGCATCTCCGTCCCTCAGCGAGCGTCCATGCCCCAAGAGCTGTCGCTGCGATGGGAAAATTGTCTACTGTGAGTCCAGCGGTTTTCGCGATGTGCCCAAGAACCTCTCAGGGGGCTGCCAAGGCCTGTCCTTACGCTACAACAGTCTGGTCAGTCTCAGAGCTGGACAGTTTGTGGGCCTCAACCAGCTCATCTGGCTCTACTTAGACCACAACTACATTGCCTCTGTAGACGTACTGGCCTTCCAAGGCGTCCGAAGGCTCAAGGAGCTGATACTGAGCTCAAACAAGATCACAATGCTccacaacaccactttccatcctGTACCCAACCTCCGCAACCTGGACCTGTCTTACAACAAACTGGCGTCTCTGCAGCCGGGCCAGTTCCAGGGCCTCCGCAAGCTCCTCAGCCTGCACATGCGCTCCAACTCCTTGAAAAGCATTCCTGTGCGTCTGTTCCAGGACTGCAGAAACCTGGAGTTCCTGGACCTGGGCTACAACCGCCTGCGCAGCATCACACGCAACGCTTTCTCAGGCCTGCTGAAGCTGACCGAGCTGCACCTGGAGCACAACCAGTTTTCCAAGATAAACTTTTCCCACTTCCCACGCCTCTATAACCTGAGGGCGCTGTACCTGCAGTGGAACCGCATCCGCTCCATGAGCCAGGGCCTGACCTGGACCTGGACCTCCCTGCAGAAGCTGGACCTGTCTGGCAATGATCTGCAAGAGGTGGATGCTACAGTCTACCAATGCTTGCCCAACCTTCAAACACTCAATCTGGATTCCAACAAGCTGACCAACGTGTCCCAGGAGACCGTGTCTGCTTGGATCTCTCTGATCACCATCAGCCTGGCGGGGAACGTGTGGGACTGTGGTCCTGTGGTCTGCCCCCTGGTGGTCTGGCTGAGGAACTTCAAGGGGAACAAGGAGAACAACATGATCTGCGCTGCCCCCAAGGAAGCGCAGGGAGAGAAGGTCATGGATGCTGTTGACACCCACAGTGTGTGTCGGGATAACGCAATCACAACCCTCACGGCCAGCGCCCCACCCACACCATCTAATGACCCAGACCAGACAGAGCGCCGCCCAGTCTACCCCACACCACCCACGCAAGGTGGGAAGAGCGGGGAGGGATCCAAAGGAGGCCCTACCTCTCCAGCTGTTACCTCGGTTGTGGCGCCACCACCTGAACAGTTTGAGCCTGTGTCCTTTCACAAGATAGTGGCGGGGAGCGTTGCCCTGTTCTTGTCTGTGGTGATGATCCTGTTGGTGATCTACGTTTCGTGGAAGCGCTATCCCAGCAGTGTCAAGCAGCTGCAGGAGCACTCGGCTGCAGCTCGTAAGCGCCGGAAAAAAGCCAGAGAGACGGAGCGCACGCTGAGTTCCCCACTGCAGGAGTACTATGTGGACTACAAGCCCACCAATTCGGAGGCCATGGACGTGCTTGTCAATGGGACTGGCTCCTGCACCTACACCATCTCAGGCTCCAGGGAATGCGAGGTATGACCCACACCATCCGCCACCCCTCCTAATCAAATCTCTTCCACAGCGAGGCAACCTGAGGTAAATGTTTACTGCTTTTGATTGATATTACATCAGTGGCTTTATTTCCGTATCTCCCCTCTTGGATTGGCTGTAGCTTTGTTTTGGTAAGGAATGGTGTGCTCTTTGTGGGATGTCGCTATCCTTGCCTTGAGTAGTTTTCATTGTGATCAAAGAAGAGTTATGCTATTCACTTACACCCTTGTCTCTGTTAATAAGAGGAAAAACATTGTTTGATGTAAAATTGTGTTGAAATGCAATAAGTACAACCGATTAGATTTCCTATCCTGAATAATTTCACTAGCTTGTTTGTGATAAGTTACAGTTTTTTCCCATGCATTCTGAGAGGTGGATTCTATTGCTTATTTAGGTGCAGTTTTTACCCACCAAAATGCCAAAGGCATTTTTTGTTTGTGGTTATCATATCTCAGTTCTATTTTCAATTAGCCACTTTGTTTGTGGGGAGATTCATCCCTAGACACTTGGAATGATAATGGACACTGTTGTGACAGCAAGAAGAGTCCCTCTCCACTGATGACTTTATCCTACACCTATTATAGCACAGACTCACAATGGATGCCGGTAAAGACTTCATACACAGCTTCCTCTTACTAGCTTACCATCTAtgcctctctgtcttcatcttaCATTCATATACCTACAGGggtacaacagacacacacacacacacacacacatatacaaacaaacacacacaacacacatacatcaCAATACATGTACTTCTACAAATATTCATTGTCTAAAACTTCCATAAGGAGTGCCACTGGGAATGTTTGAATTCACTGGACAAATGAATAATTAGACAAACAAAAAGATAAAACACATTTTGTGGAGCGTGTGTCACTGTGGGACAAAGTCCAGTGCTTCTCTTTCTTTTGGAATCACCTTGTTTTTGACAACATAGTAGAATCTCAACGGATAGAAGCTAAGCATACATTTCACATCATTTAAACGTTTACATTTGCTCCTActgtttgttttgtcctctatgtTGCGTCACCCCCAAAAAAAGGTTTGTTTATTTTCAGAACTGTATTTTATAAAGTGTTGTTTTCTTCAGATTACTTGTAAGTGGTCTTCAATCAGGTCTGGTTAAACTGGTCTTGGATCAGTGTTTCAAGGCTTATTCTATGTGTTCACTGTGACCGTTTAGCTCTGATGCTGTTAAAGTGTCTTTATGTATTCTGACGTTTGCCTTTGAAgacagtgtgtttgtttgtctgtctagcTGTGGATTTTATGACTTTGGTGATTTGGCCCACTCATATGCTTTTTTATATGCTGTGTTACGCAATATGTATTACTCTTACAAGGTAGGGAATTGCTCAAATGGGTCTTCAACAAGTTCAAAGGAAAAGGATACACTAATATTCATCTGCAATTTCAGGTAATTTTTCCTTTCTTCTTTTGGACAACTCTCATATTTATTCAGGCCTGAAAATGTGACAAGCAAAACCGTGTTTGCTAACAGGATACAAAAAAAACGTAAATTTGTCTTATGACATCACAGTGTTCCTGAGATAAATGTATGTTTATTTCCCATAAAAAGCAAGATCATTAAGTCAGATTGTTAATTGCTTGAACAGCATCACACCACAAACACCAAAAGAATTGGTCTGCAATTCAGCAAGCAAGCTGAACTTAGATGGTAGTGTCTTTAGTTGACAATTAGGCATGCGGGGGATTTCAAACACTCACCGTTAGTGAGAGaatatctctctcatcctcctaaTCCTGTCTCTTACACACTGCGGTTCTGTGCCGTCGCTTTTCACAATGCCTTTTGATCCTTGCTTAATGAGGGTGTTAGATCACCAATATAGCAATCGGATTACCTGGAAAAGAAGCAAAGACTGCTCTCTTCCTTAAAAATTTCCCCAAGGCAACCCAAGTGCATCTTTATTGGTACTCTCCACTTATATATTCCCTACCTAATTTGCTTTCTCTCCTTGTCCCTCTTCCTCATTTTATTATCTCTACAACATCCATTCTTGTTCTCTTCTCCCCGTCTGGCTTGGTGGTCGCCATTTTCTCCCTTATTTCCTTTTAAAATCCACTTTTCAAAGCCTTAAACTTATTTTATTGAAGCTTCTAGACTTATTTTACAACATGATGAGCCACTGGGATTTTGCATTCATTGCATGTGTTTTAATTGTTTATGCAGTTATGTAGCTGTTTGCTTACACTAGTAGTGCAGGACTTTTTCTCCTCCGGACAAAAATAACCTTGTCAGGTTATTGTGGCTGACAGTGCCATTAGAGTCATCCTGGGCTGGAGGCACGGCAGCCTGAAGAGTtgtgagacaggcagacaggcagttgGCTGGCagcgagacaggcagagagacaggtagaacagtagagaggcagagagacaggtagaacaGTAGACTGGCagtgagacaggcagagagacaggtagaacagtagactggcagagagacaggtagaacagtagacaggcagagagacaggtagaacaGTAGACTGGCAGCGAGACAGGCTGAGAGACAGGTAGAACAGtagactggcagagagacaggtagaacagtagacaggcagagaaacaggTAGAACAGTAGACTGGCAGCGAGACAGGTAGAACAGTAGACTGGCagcgagacaggcagagagacaggtagaacaGTAGACTGGCAGcgagacaggcagaaagacaggtAGAACAGTAGACAGGCTGAGAGACGGGTAGAACAGTGGACTGGCagcgagacaggcagagagacaggtagaacaGTAGACTGGCTGAGAGACAGGTAGAACAGTAGACTGGCAGCGAGACAGGCTGAGAGACAGGTAGAACAGTAGACTGGCAgcaagacaggcagagagacaggtgaAACCAGGTAAGCTGGAAGGGCAGGATACATAGAAGGTAGGAAACTTGACTCACAGACAGGAAAGGCAGTTAGGCAGGCCGAAAAATCAGCAGCCATCCAGACTAGACAGATAGATTGGCAGTGCTGGGTCcacacatacacaaagacagCTCTCCACAGACAGCTGTCCATCCTGTGATCACCGCCAGTGCAAAGCCTCTTTTTTTGCCAGATCAGAGGTCTTTAAGCAAAGTCCAGCAGATTGGCATGTTTTCCTCTGTGGCTGGATCAAACTGCAAGGCAAAAGAGGAAACAACAGACAGAATTAAAGGACAGATCCTATCAAACCAATGTCAAATCCTTTTGCCCAATTCAGATCAGTAAGTATGTCTGTAACTTATTGAGGCCAGCTGTGCTGAATTTATCATGATCTGACACACTTTGGCCGCTTTTACACAATTGGGCTGCGTTTACATAGGCATTTACACAGACAGCCcaatttttccactaattggtctttgaAATGGGCTGCCTGTGTTAGCGCAGGCTAACGTTACTATTCATAGATTCACTTTTGATGAATATAAACAGTAGATAAATCCATGGTTTCCTGCTTATGGCGAAAGACACACAGTGGCTGCGTTTGCACAGGCAGccaaattctgatattttttccactactaattggtcttttgaccaatcacatcagatcttttcacattagatatttttcagagctgatctgattggtcaaaagaccaatttgtgaaaaaaacatcagaattaggctgcctgtgtaaatacaGCCAGTTTCAGAGTTCAAATACCTTCCtcctgtgtgtaggtgtgtgtctcTGCTTGAGTGCCTGTGCAGGATATGCACACGTGGGCACATACAAGAAACCTTTCGCTCTCCTGCTAGGCTATTCTTAGAGGTCTCATATCTTTGTTTTTTCCACCCTTTTCCTATGCTTCTTCAAGCACACATTATTTTTAGTGAATTACCTATCTATCCTTCGCCCCAGTCAGGCTCCTGCTCTATGGcaagtactgctgctgctgctgctgcatagACTCTAATGCCATTTGGCTGCCTTCCACTGCAGGAAAATGCATGCCACTCACAATTGATGAGTTCTATTCTCCCTGCAAGGGTATATATAGTATTCTATCCTCACATGTCCAGTGTGTAGCTTTTTCACATCATAGGAACGGGATAGATTCAGACACACGTTTGAAGTCTCTTACCATCGCAAAAAACGGTGTTTTCATCAATGTCATGCATCCCCAGGCATTGACTAGCATGGAtgtgtgcaagagagagagatggggtgggagaaggaggaagagagagagcggaagagaagggagagagagcaacagaagggtggcgagagagataaagggagagggggagaaagagaggggggagagagagagagagagacacgctcacacacacacattctctagAGATACAGTATGTCTCCTATGAAGCGACCCTGAGGGTGCTCCTTGCATACATGTCATATATTCAAAGGCTGTCTTTCACCATGAAAAATAATGGTGCCTTTTATCAATTGGATTAGCAAGGtaataaaagttttttttttttttgcaaaaccgACAATGGATTCATTTGGGATTGATTGTGCCATGAAGCCAGCAAGTACACTTAGGGATCAGAGCCCCACCATCCAACTCATTGATCGTCTCTTGAAATGTGAGGAAGATCATAGATAATGCTGATAATTAAAGAAGGGATACATAATGCAGAATTCCACTCAGGCcttttttacttgtatttaatcatgtactgtatatcattAGGGGCCGGAAATTACAATAATGGTACATCAACAACTGGTTAGAAGCAGCTATCTGTAACCAacttgtgtgggtgtatgtggatATTTTCACAATAAGGCTCCATACCCACCAACCTCAATAGGGGGGGAAACTATCCCACAATGCCCCTCTCACAGTGTCATTTGGTACATTCTGATTGTTTTTGCAGCAATGGCCTCTCAATCTTGCTTCATTTCCAGTGATTGAGATATAATACCAGCAGCTGTTTAGCCTTTGATGGCAGCGTCTGTAGAGGGTATTGAGTTTGTAGAGTCTGACTCTGAAAGGATGAGGCTTCTGCTTTCTCTTTTCAGACCATTCATCAGGCCATTCACTTTACTATATGTCTTATTAAGATGAGTGGACATGTTCCTTTTTGCTCTGGGACGTTCCTATCTAAATTGGGATGCTTTCCAAAATTCAGCGCAATCAGTGCAAAGGGAGCTGCGTTTTTAATCactccacaccacacacaccttcatctctctctttttttctctctctctctctctctctctctctctctctctgtgtgtctctctctctctctctctctctctctctctatctgtctctctctctctctctctctgtctctctctctctctgtgtctctctgtctctctctctgtctctctctctctctgtctctctctctctctctctctctctctctgtctctctctgtctctctctgtctctctctctctctgtctctctctctctctgtctctctcgctctctctctctcttgcagtcCCATGCATCTAATGCATTTCTGATTTGCTACCGTACCTTCTCAACACTGACACAATTGAGCTGGATGGGCTCCCACTTGACAGGGTAGTGAGGTCTCTATGGTCATAATACCTTGAGTTGTGTCTTTGCACACTCAAGAGGGTAACAAGGTCTATTTGCTAATGGAAACTGTGACTAGTGTGGGTGTCTTTGTGGTTTTGACCCACGGACGTGGCCTAGTGGAAGCTACGCTGGCATTTCCATGTCGGAGCAGAGAGATAAACCATCCACCTTCACGTTAAAGGATTCGCCTGATAATACCATTTTTTTCCTTCTTCTGATGTTTAAAAATCAAGGCTCACTATTTCCATTTGCACATAATAATGGGCATGCTAAGGGCAGTAATCAACCGTCAGTGGACTATCCAGATTTAGGTTAACAAATTGATGTTTTGTACCTTTGACCGCTCTAGATGATGAAAGTGGATTAATCCATGCGGTAGACGGTAGAGATTATAACTGTTGGCTTGAACCTGTTTGTCAGTTGAAGCGTGAATTAGATCACCAGTTTCACAAAAACACCAGCAGACACTTATAGAAATGTTCAGGCTGTTATATCTGCACGTAcgcaaaaaataaaaaagtaagaACAGTTTCAAAGTGATTATGTTTACCTGCTCATTCATTCTACTTCAAAGAGGCGATATAGGAGAAGTGGCGTTGGGTGGAAATACATGAGCTGAAAGACTCAACAATTGAAACAAAAGTTggaaaggagacaggagaggggagaggagcagagagaggagcagagagatgcagaggtagaaagggagacagagagagagagagatggatggatagtcggagggagagagaggagagggacaggctgTACATAGTTCTCACTGACCTGAAAGGCGCAGCCTGTTTGATTTAGTGCCAATCACAGTTTTTAATGACTGCGCGGTGCATCATCATTTATTGGGATTATCATAAACTTGTGCTGGGATCTGGTGCAAGGGCACTTGTGCCTCCCCCTCAAAAGGAATTACTCGCTACCAGCCCGGCCGTCAATCAGGCCAGAAATAGCAGACTCCAGCTTTTTTCCACTTTGTTTTTCCTAAACCTTTCCCAGCATCTTGGCCAGGAATGTGATAAATATTCATTCCATCATACTCCACCATGGAGAGTATGGAGTGGACCAAGAATGTTAGATGGGGAAGGGCTGAGGGGGCTTGGCTGTTCTCTGTGTCTTTGTGGCCAGTAAAATTAACCTATGGAACACTCAGCATCTCAAAAGCCTTCTCCCTCTGTTTTGAACATGCAGGGTGATCCAAGAGCCATTGAAAGTGTCATCTTGAATGCAGTGGGAGGCTTTATTCAGTCTTTCCAAGTAGGCCATTTTCCTCTCCCTGGCACTTAGctgcaggtagactagcggttaagagctttgggacagtaaccgaaaggtcgctgattcgaatccctgagccagaAAGGTGGAAAAATGtgctgttctgcccttgagcaaggcagttaacccccaacaacaactgctccccaggCGCTGATGACatggattaaggcagcccccccgcacctctctgattcagaggtgttgggttaaatacagaagacacatttcggttgaatgcattcagctgcgcagctgactaggtatccccttttcccaCTTGCATAAACTGTGTTTTGATGAATTGATAATAAATGAATTTACTAAGGGTTGGCAttagagggggaacagagggggcAGGATTGTTGAAGAAGCTTTGTGACCCAAGAAGAACTTCCCAAGAGACCTGAAGTGTCCTTGGAACACTTGAAGTTGGTTGCTttatggtttccatgtggttgatgccattccattcacgccATTCCAGCAATtactatgagctgtcctcccctcagcagcctcctgtgataccCCCTCAGTGCTTAGTGTGTGAGGTCATGACTTCATCTATTTCCTGCCCCTATGATGGGTTCTGGCAGTGCAACTGGTGAGGAGAGAGTATTGCACTAGACGTTTTTCTCCTCAATTCTCCTCTGAGTCTCCCGTAGGCTCAGACAGCCGTGCATTTAGTGTTAGCTTGTTTTTCTCCTCCGATTATTGGCCTACAATGTATGTGTCTACCTGGTGTAAAGCTCCCATGGCCCCTGGTGCAGGCCAAGGCATTGCGACAAACATGCACATTCCAATTGGTCCTGCCTCTCTCTAAATAGTAGAAAGCAGATTATTTAGTTGAAGTTCCTATCAGTCCCAGACTATGGCGGAATCATCTATATGAACACAGCTGTGTTTGGGCCAAGGGGACCTGATGGGGGGGTCTGGTGCTGAGCACAGTGGGAGTATGAGAGGCAGGCAGACTCTAAGCCTAATTAATCTAGCCTCCCTTAATTAGCCTATGTCCCCTCTATTATGTTCTTTCTCTCccattacccctctctctctctctctctctctctctctcccccccctctctctctctctctctctctctctctctctctctctctctctctctctctctctctctctctctgtctgtctgttttgccAACTTTTTCCCTGTGAGGATGGTGACAATATGCTACGAGGTGATAAACAAGCTCTTTTCGCTGTGGAGGGCAGCTTAAGCAGAGGGTGTAGGTGTATGAGCTGTCGCCTGTGTTGCCACGAGAGAATGAGACAAAAGCCCAGCTGTAGAGCTATGGGT harbors:
- the LOC110523660 gene encoding leucine-rich repeat transmembrane neuronal protein 4 → MSSAMRRRWLMVPLLMQVWLAASPSLSERPCPKSCRCDGKIVYCESSGFRDVPKNLSGGCQGLSLRYNSLVSLRAGQFVGLNQLIWLYLDHNYIASVDVLAFQGVRRLKELILSSNKITMLHNTTFHPVPNLRNLDLSYNKLASLQPGQFQGLRKLLSLHMRSNSLKSIPVRLFQDCRNLEFLDLGYNRLRSITRNAFSGLLKLTELHLEHNQFSKINFSHFPRLYNLRALYLQWNRIRSMSQGLTWTWTSLQKLDLSGNDLQEVDATVYQCLPNLQTLNLDSNKLTNVSQETVSAWISLITISLAGNVWDCGPVVCPLVVWLRNFKGNKENNMICAAPKEAQGEKVMDAVDTHSVCRDNAITTLTASAPPTPSNDPDQTERRPVYPTPPTQGGKSGEGSKGGPTSPAVTSVVAPPPEQFEPVSFHKIVAGSVALFLSVVMILLVIYVSWKRYPSSVKQLQEHSAAARKRRKKARETERTLSSPLQEYYVDYKPTNSEAMDVLVNGTGSCTYTISGSRECEAPHQMGALTYYRYEQPIVDYCQAHQPLRLNMGYEGPPQGLEELGPRERATIQTVALPTVPSATMGVRARPRSPPSILRVPSEGTGGPFPPPERTTTLTFGR